The Cyanobacterium aponinum PCC 10605 genome has a window encoding:
- the cas2 gene encoding CRISPR-associated endonuclease Cas2, translating into MLFYLICYDIPDDKRRKKIADILEGYGSRVQYSVFESVLNAKQYKELRKRLKKVFKENEDNLRFYPISAHTLKQMEIWGQSSELTNPPKSIII; encoded by the coding sequence ATGCTATTTTACCTAATTTGTTATGATATTCCTGATGACAAAAGAAGAAAAAAAATTGCAGATATTCTTGAAGGCTATGGCTCAAGAGTTCAATATAGTGTGTTTGAGTCTGTGTTAAATGCAAAACAATATAAAGAATTGAGAAAAAGATTAAAAAAAGTTTTTAAAGAAAATGAAGACAATTTGAGATTTTATCCAATTTCTGCTCATACTTTGAAACAGATGGAGATATGGGGGCAAAGTTCGGAACTGACAAATCCCCCTAAATCAATCATCATATAA
- a CDS encoding HAD family hydrolase produces the protein MSLDSILDKTFKFDFDQTLIDSRQAEIYRKNREWSKVYDLIPQLLPYNGINELLYNLKSNNLKIGIVTSSPKNYCLKVINYWGWQIDSIVAYHDTVYHKPHPESLYKAIQQLSGEANSVIYVGVQEDDIIASSQAGILSVYATWGLTKVNQNINADYIFTQVSQLSQFILDLI, from the coding sequence GTGAGCCTCGATAGCATACTAGACAAGACTTTTAAATTTGACTTTGACCAAACATTAATTGATTCTCGACAAGCAGAAATTTATCGTAAAAATAGAGAATGGTCTAAAGTGTATGATTTAATCCCCCAATTATTACCTTATAACGGTATCAATGAATTATTGTATAATTTAAAGTCAAATAATCTAAAAATAGGGATTGTAACCTCAAGTCCTAAAAATTATTGTTTAAAAGTAATTAATTATTGGGGATGGCAGATAGACAGTATAGTCGCTTATCATGATACGGTATATCATAAACCACATCCTGAGTCACTATATAAAGCAATACAACAATTATCAGGTGAGGCAAATTCTGTTATTTATGTAGGTGTTCAAGAAGATGATATTATTGCATCTAGTCAGGCAGGAATTTTATCTGTGTATGCCACTTGGGGGTTAACAAAAGTCAATCAAAATATTAATGCCGATTACATTTTTACTCAAGTATCACAATTGTCACAATTTATTTTGGATTTAATATAA
- a CDS encoding DUF2808 domain-containing protein, with the protein MSIYKSSPRFVYAEEISFFRASPRLARTHTTFTLPNVISTYIFEIEIPQNAVNSLQKIVINQQTNMETIDFFPDQTKAFIINNNQQKINVTAINNLSDNKNELIIELEPSIPSGNTLKLEVKTRNPLYGGIYQYGVTTYPQGNNPRGLYLGIARFHFDQPGGRF; encoded by the coding sequence TTGTCTATATATAAATCATCTCCTAGATTTGTTTATGCTGAGGAAATTAGTTTTTTTCGTGCCTCTCCCCGTTTAGCAAGAACACATACGACTTTTACTTTACCTAATGTTATTTCAACCTATATTTTTGAAATTGAAATACCTCAAAATGCAGTAAATTCCTTGCAAAAGATTGTTATTAATCAGCAAACAAATATGGAAACTATAGATTTTTTCCCAGACCAAACAAAGGCTTTTATCATTAATAATAATCAACAAAAAATTAATGTTACAGCAATAAATAATCTTAGTGATAATAAAAATGAACTTATTATTGAATTAGAACCAAGTATTCCATCAGGAAATACATTAAAACTAGAAGTAAAAACTCGTAATCCTCTTTATGGGGGTATTTATCAATATGGTGTCACAACATATCCACAAGGGAACAATCCTCGTGGTTTATATCTGGGTATTGCAAGATTTCATTTTGACCAACCGGGGGGAAGATTTTAA
- a CDS encoding class I SAM-dependent methyltransferase — translation MRSIYREFLSLLPKHCKIVDLGGGSGRDTPYFLKQGYQVTAVDGSAEMVKLSSELTGQSTFLMTFDELNYDNYFDGVWACASLLHVPRTKISTILSLIINALKFQGILYLSFKYGTEERIEANRFFCDYNEQLLADLLTDLDIINI, via the coding sequence ATGAGAAGTATTTACAGAGAGTTTCTGAGTTTATTGCCGAAGCATTGTAAAATAGTAGATTTAGGCGGTGGTTCAGGAAGAGATACTCCTTATTTTCTGAAGCAGGGTTATCAGGTAACAGCCGTTGATGGTTCAGCAGAGATGGTCAAACTAAGTTCTGAATTAACAGGACAATCAACTTTCTTAATGACTTTTGACGAATTAAACTATGATAACTATTTTGATGGTGTTTGGGCTTGTGCTTCTTTACTTCATGTTCCTCGTACTAAAATATCTACTATTCTCTCTCTGATTATCAATGCTCTCAAATTTCAGGGAATCCTATACTTATCCTTTAAGTACGGCACGGAGGAAAGAATCGAGGCTAATCGCTTTTTCTGTGATTATAATGAGCAATTATTAGCTGATTTACTCACAGACTTAGACATTATCAACATCTAG
- a CDS encoding caspase family protein has protein sequence MSKGIALHIGINKVDNEYYGVEIPPLLACENDAIEWEKISQSKGFNSQVLLSSSATADNIIKQIKNSAKQLKSGDVFFLTYSGHGSQIPDLNHDEEDSLDECWIAYDKPILDDELEILWTKFNEGVKIVLISDSCHSGTMVKSLKRRKILHPRNLSFTVRNQIWSDHKKYNKLIKKLDKLADKKGNLELKANIICLSACQDYQLAFEGENHGLFTECLLKIIHQNEKPKWGQKPKRLTANYLINTAKKMLKGKQIPMYYKSDNITRTYLLQEIFSLTN, from the coding sequence ATGAGTAAAGGAATTGCTTTACATATAGGCATAAACAAGGTAGATAATGAATATTATGGAGTAGAAATACCTCCATTATTAGCCTGTGAAAATGATGCAATAGAATGGGAAAAAATTAGCCAGTCAAAAGGCTTCAATTCTCAAGTATTATTATCATCATCAGCAACGGCGGATAACATTATTAAACAAATAAAAAATAGTGCTAAACAGTTAAAATCTGGAGATGTATTCTTTTTAACTTATAGTGGTCATGGTAGCCAAATTCCCGACTTAAATCATGATGAAGAAGATAGTTTAGATGAATGTTGGATAGCCTATGATAAACCAATATTAGATGATGAATTAGAAATATTATGGACTAAGTTTAATGAAGGAGTAAAAATAGTTTTAATTTCAGATTCTTGTCATTCTGGCACAATGGTAAAGTCATTGAAAAGAAGAAAAATATTACATCCTCGTAATTTATCATTTACTGTCAGAAATCAAATTTGGTCTGACCATAAAAAATATAATAAACTAATCAAAAAATTAGACAAATTAGCTGATAAAAAAGGTAATTTAGAATTAAAAGCAAATATTATTTGTTTATCTGCCTGTCAAGATTATCAATTGGCATTCGAGGGTGAAAATCACGGTTTATTCACAGAGTGTTTATTAAAGATAATTCATCAGAATGAAAAACCAAAATGGGGACAAAAACCAAAACGATTAACGGCCAATTATTTGATAAATACTGCAAAAAAAATGCTCAAGGGGAAACAAATTCCTATGTATTATAAATCAGATAATATCACTCGTACTTATTTATTACAAGAAATTTTTTCTTTAACAAACTAA
- a CDS encoding glycoside hydrolase family protein, whose translation MSLKQLKITKHLSELSSEQIRELQLLLNNCGYALIVDGILGDRTTKAFNSFKKQNYLEHPNLIGKTTIKKLLQFKPKQRQVNQAGMELIKEFEVFRRNAYLCPAGVPTIGYGNTFYPDGRKVKLGDTISHSEAEELFKITVDTFAKECDRLITVPVNDNQFSALVSFTFNVGVTAFRGSTLLRVLNQGNYQEAANQLLRWNRAGNRILEGLKRRRKAEKKLFLS comes from the coding sequence ATGAGTTTAAAACAGCTTAAAATTACTAAACATTTATCGGAATTATCTTCTGAACAAATTAGAGAATTACAACTTTTATTGAATAATTGTGGCTACGCTTTAATTGTTGATGGTATTTTGGGCGATCGCACTACTAAAGCCTTCAATAGTTTTAAGAAACAAAATTACTTAGAGCATCCTAATCTGATCGGAAAAACTACTATTAAAAAGCTACTGCAATTTAAGCCGAAACAGAGACAAGTTAATCAGGCGGGAATGGAATTAATTAAAGAGTTTGAAGTCTTTAGACGTAATGCTTATTTATGTCCTGCTGGTGTGCCAACAATAGGTTATGGTAATACTTTTTATCCTGATGGGCGAAAAGTTAAATTGGGGGATACCATAAGTCATTCTGAAGCTGAAGAATTATTTAAGATTACTGTTGATACTTTTGCTAAAGAGTGTGATCGTCTTATTACAGTACCAGTAAATGATAATCAATTCAGTGCGTTGGTGAGTTTCACATTTAATGTTGGGGTGACTGCTTTTAGGGGTAGTACCTTATTGAGAGTCTTAAATCAGGGAAATTATCAAGAAGCTGCCAATCAATTATTGAGATGGAATCGAGCCGGAAATAGGATATTAGAAGGATTGAAAAGGAGAAGAAAAGCTGAAAAAAAATTATTTTTAAGTTAA